In Desulfovibrio oxyclinae DSM 11498, a single genomic region encodes these proteins:
- the trsS gene encoding radical SAM (seleno)protein TrsS produces the protein MSTVARSVCPVCLRQIPASHVMEDDDVLLLKECPEHGSFRTVIWRGAPGFHGWNRPKIPSSPKNPRVQPERGCPLDCGLCSGHRQHTCTAVLEVTWRCDLGCPVCFASSGARPAPDPTEQEISRLFDQVHEASGFCNIQLSGGEPTVRDDLEVLIRLGKDKGFPFIQLNTNGVRIGSESGYAARLAEAGLDSVFLQFDGTEDAVYERLRGRPLLDVKMRAIRALSDAGIGVVLVPTVMPGVNAHELGNILQVAVDNSPGVRGVHFQPVSYFGRYPEAPADEHRITLPEIMRKLEVQSGGAVRTDDFLPPGCEPSHCSFHANYRVEDGGALHKLASDGDCGCSPRPASEGADKAKAFVHRQWSGAGKTLPVLQEIKDDLDRFIERSSRVLAVSAMAFQDCWTLDLERLKGCCIHVVAPDGRMIPFCAYNLTSMHGETLYRGKCHDGTCP, from the coding sequence ATGAGCACGGTTGCAAGAAGCGTATGCCCTGTGTGCCTTCGGCAGATTCCCGCCTCGCACGTGATGGAGGACGATGACGTGCTGCTTCTGAAGGAATGCCCGGAGCACGGCAGTTTTCGGACCGTCATCTGGCGCGGGGCTCCCGGTTTTCACGGCTGGAACCGTCCCAAGATTCCGTCATCCCCGAAGAACCCTCGCGTGCAGCCCGAGCGGGGATGTCCTCTTGATTGCGGTCTGTGCAGCGGACATCGCCAGCATACGTGTACCGCGGTTCTGGAAGTGACCTGGCGGTGCGATCTCGGATGTCCGGTCTGTTTCGCCTCGTCCGGGGCAAGGCCCGCGCCCGATCCCACGGAGCAGGAAATATCCCGTCTTTTCGATCAGGTGCATGAAGCCTCTGGCTTTTGCAACATTCAGCTTTCCGGCGGCGAACCAACCGTGCGAGACGATTTGGAGGTGCTTATCCGGCTGGGCAAGGACAAGGGCTTTCCCTTCATCCAGCTCAATACGAACGGAGTCCGCATAGGCTCGGAAAGCGGGTATGCCGCCAGACTGGCCGAGGCAGGTCTGGATTCGGTTTTCCTGCAATTCGATGGAACCGAGGACGCCGTCTATGAACGGCTCCGGGGCAGACCGCTGCTGGACGTGAAGATGCGGGCGATCCGGGCGCTTTCGGACGCCGGAATAGGCGTTGTACTTGTGCCCACGGTCATGCCGGGGGTCAATGCGCATGAGCTCGGAAATATTTTGCAGGTCGCCGTAGACAATTCACCGGGAGTCCGCGGCGTGCATTTTCAGCCTGTCAGCTATTTCGGGAGATACCCGGAAGCGCCGGCGGATGAGCATCGCATCACGCTGCCCGAGATCATGCGCAAACTGGAAGTTCAGAGTGGCGGCGCGGTGAGGACCGACGACTTTCTGCCGCCCGGTTGCGAGCCGTCCCATTGTTCCTTTCACGCCAACTACCGTGTCGAAGACGGGGGAGCTCTGCACAAGCTTGCTTCCGACGGCGACTGCGGCTGCTCCCCGCGTCCTGCGAGCGAGGGGGCGGACAAGGCCAAGGCGTTTGTCCATCGCCAGTGGTCCGGAGCCGGGAAGACCTTGCCCGTCCTTCAAGAGATCAAGGATGATCTGGATCGATTCATAGAGCGTTCATCCAGAGTTCTCGCAGTGTCCGCGATGGCCTTTCAGGATTGCTGGACGCTGGATCTCGAACGGCTCAAGGGGTGCTGCATCCATGTGGTCGCCCCGGACGGGCGGATGATTCCCTTTTGCGCATACAACCTCACGTCCATGCACGGTGAAACCCTCTACCGGGGGAAATGCCATGACGGTACCTGTCCTTGA
- a CDS encoding DVU_1553 family AMP-dependent CoA ligase: MTVPVLDQWLVRRMGWTDFATPPKPDELRRWQLDQLNRLLRHARENSSFYEAHLKSEGTPFVHSFEDYARLPMLSTQMLRDCPQKLLCVSQDDIERIVTVKSSGTTGSPKRVFCTSEDLAATKDYFAWGMSNLTGPGESALVLMPGGRPGGVGDLLSDAIESLGARCVLHGEMQDSAAAVDHLLAEGATCLIGQSAHVNMVAREWRRRGLPSDRVRSVLLCWDVTPQAVVENVTQALGSRVFRHWGMVETGLGGAVECAPGSGLHLRETDVLVEIVDPSTGCLLPDGEFGEIVVTTLQRRGMPLIRYRTGDMARIMPGRCRCGSPMRRLDPEIRRLGDGLDFGTGFLRLEDLNEALYGLPEVDDFTAGIKEGLLHLHVCVERFGVRCRIIEALKGISVVNEALKRGAIGLAIHLKDDRTPAVPGLGKRCFHEYRSS; encoded by the coding sequence ATGACGGTACCTGTCCTTGACCAATGGCTTGTTCGGCGAATGGGCTGGACCGACTTCGCGACTCCGCCGAAGCCGGATGAACTGCGGCGCTGGCAGCTTGATCAGCTGAACCGGCTGCTCAGACATGCACGGGAGAATAGTTCGTTTTATGAGGCTCACCTGAAAAGCGAAGGAACACCTTTTGTCCATTCATTCGAGGATTATGCTCGTCTGCCCATGCTCTCCACCCAAATGCTGAGAGACTGTCCGCAAAAGCTCCTGTGCGTTTCACAGGACGACATCGAACGCATCGTGACGGTTAAGAGCTCCGGCACGACGGGGTCGCCGAAGCGGGTGTTCTGCACCAGCGAGGACCTTGCGGCAACGAAAGATTATTTCGCTTGGGGGATGTCGAATCTCACTGGGCCGGGGGAGAGCGCATTGGTGCTCATGCCCGGCGGTCGCCCCGGCGGGGTCGGGGACCTGCTGAGCGATGCCATCGAATCGCTGGGCGCCCGGTGTGTCCTTCACGGGGAGATGCAGGACTCCGCTGCTGCGGTTGACCATCTGTTGGCCGAAGGGGCGACCTGTCTCATAGGTCAGTCGGCCCACGTGAACATGGTGGCCCGTGAATGGCGGCGGCGCGGATTGCCAAGTGACAGAGTCAGGTCCGTCCTGCTGTGCTGGGACGTGACGCCGCAAGCCGTGGTTGAAAATGTCACGCAAGCCTTGGGCAGCCGGGTGTTCCGACACTGGGGCATGGTTGAAACCGGCCTTGGGGGAGCTGTGGAGTGTGCTCCCGGAAGCGGTCTGCACCTGCGTGAGACCGATGTTCTGGTCGAAATAGTTGATCCGAGTACTGGTTGCCTGCTGCCCGACGGCGAGTTCGGCGAAATTGTCGTGACGACGCTACAGCGCAGAGGGATGCCGCTCATCCGGTATCGTACCGGTGACATGGCAAGGATCATGCCCGGCCGGTGCCGATGCGGGAGTCCCATGCGCAGACTCGACCCGGAGATTCGACGCCTGGGCGACGGGTTGGATTTCGGGACGGGATTTCTCCGCCTTGAAGATCTTAATGAGGCACTCTACGGGCTGCCGGAAGTGGATGATTTCACCGCCGGAATCAAAGAGGGGTTGCTCCATCTGCACGTGTGCGTCGAGCGATTTGGGGTCCGGTGTCGCATCATCGAGGCGTTGAAGGGGATTTCCGTTGTGAACGAAGCCCTGAAAAGAGGGGCCATCGGCTTGGCAATTCACTTGAAAGACGACAGGACACCGGCGGTTCCCGGGCTGGGAAAGCGGTGTTTTCACGAATATCGGAGCAGTTAG
- a CDS encoding XdhC family aldehyde oxidoreductase maturation factor — protein sequence MKEFVASVCTALEADEALTLATVVESSGSTPRSSGAKMAIRNDGTIFGTVGGGLMEAEAIRAGLAMLDQKDGDARLVHVDMTRELAADSDMICGGGLTVLLQVVPPGGECAARYRELNQRMKTGKPSLLRTSLVDGDPLVATRHEILSETDVLAPEVSVSPVFSRSEGVFVLDEPFIPPAPLFIIGAGHVSLFTARVGQMVGFRTVVVDDRAEYANEDRFPQADEIVVLDAFKGCCDLLGIGDDAFIVIVTRGHLHDRTVLEESLKTNARYIGMIGSKSKRDKIYEALLSNGCSQQDIDRCHCPIGIGIGGQTPEEIAVSICAELIKVRSESGA from the coding sequence ATGAAAGAATTTGTTGCGTCCGTCTGCACGGCGCTGGAGGCAGACGAGGCTCTCACGTTGGCGACCGTAGTCGAAAGTTCGGGCTCGACCCCGCGTTCATCCGGGGCAAAAATGGCAATCAGGAACGACGGGACGATATTCGGCACGGTCGGCGGTGGACTGATGGAGGCCGAGGCGATCAGAGCAGGGTTGGCCATGCTTGATCAAAAAGACGGTGACGCCCGGCTGGTCCACGTGGACATGACCCGGGAACTGGCGGCGGATTCCGACATGATTTGCGGGGGAGGGCTGACCGTTCTTTTGCAGGTCGTACCTCCGGGCGGTGAATGCGCTGCGCGGTATCGGGAACTGAACCAACGCATGAAAACGGGAAAGCCGTCACTTTTAAGGACCTCGCTTGTGGACGGCGATCCACTTGTGGCCACGCGTCACGAAATCCTGTCCGAGACGGATGTGCTCGCCCCTGAAGTCTCTGTCAGCCCGGTTTTTTCCCGCTCCGAAGGTGTCTTTGTTCTGGATGAGCCGTTCATCCCTCCAGCACCATTGTTTATTATCGGCGCCGGTCATGTCTCCCTGTTTACCGCTAGGGTGGGGCAAATGGTGGGCTTTCGTACCGTCGTTGTCGATGACCGCGCGGAATACGCGAATGAAGACCGTTTTCCGCAGGCCGACGAGATTGTTGTTCTGGATGCGTTCAAAGGCTGCTGCGACCTTCTGGGGATCGGAGATGATGCGTTCATTGTCATCGTGACCAGAGGGCACCTCCACGATCGGACGGTCCTCGAAGAATCCTTGAAGACGAATGCCCGGTACATCGGGATGATAGGCAGCAAGAGCAAGCGCGACAAAATTTACGAAGCGTTGCTTTCGAACGGCTGTAGTCAGCAGGACATCGACCGCTGTCATTGTCCCATCGGGATCGGCATTGGCGGGCAGACTCCTGAGGAGATCGCCGTGAGCATTTGTGCCGAACTCATCAAGGTACGTTCGGAGTCTGGCGCATGA
- a CDS encoding DVU_1551 family NTP transferase: MTGVAAIVPAAGLSSRMGQVKSLLPLRDGTVLSCSIESFRGSVDRIIVVTGKYREKISEEARRCGAEVVHNERYEEDMFLSIRTGVRALRQDTSAFFILPADIPLVRPETVSRLLDEYAKTEPSVLLPRFLGESGHPPLISRELIPEILSHDGTGGLRSVLDRYGAKSRWLDVADVGTVHDLDLPEDYARALWLVDKVGPIESECRQLWDMYNVSDHIVGHCRAVATVAEALCSRINELNEKAALNPVLVKGAALTHDIGKGTRQHEKVGAEMLRKAGLHAAAEIVEDHFDLPPGPVEAITEKEIVFLADKLVRCHGPVRLEERYLEKLEMYRHEEGAEQAIRGRLGRARELYQLFERAMTASPEAIAREAFA, from the coding sequence ATGACCGGGGTGGCAGCCATAGTCCCTGCGGCGGGCCTGTCTTCCCGCATGGGGCAAGTGAAGTCGCTTCTTCCCTTGCGGGATGGCACGGTCCTGTCGTGCAGCATCGAATCCTTTCGGGGCAGTGTGGACCGTATCATCGTGGTAACCGGAAAATATCGCGAGAAAATAAGTGAAGAGGCCCGGCGGTGCGGGGCGGAGGTGGTGCACAACGAGCGCTATGAAGAGGACATGTTTCTTTCGATCCGCACCGGGGTAAGAGCACTGAGGCAGGACACCTCGGCTTTCTTCATCCTGCCTGCGGACATCCCGCTGGTTCGCCCGGAAACCGTTTCCCGGCTGCTGGATGAGTACGCCAAGACCGAGCCGTCAGTGCTCCTGCCGCGTTTTTTGGGTGAATCCGGGCATCCACCGTTAATATCACGAGAACTGATTCCCGAAATCCTGAGCCACGACGGCACGGGAGGATTGCGTAGTGTGCTGGACCGGTACGGTGCCAAGAGCAGATGGTTGGATGTGGCGGATGTCGGGACAGTCCATGATCTGGACCTGCCGGAGGATTATGCCCGCGCGCTCTGGCTGGTTGACAAGGTCGGTCCGATTGAATCGGAGTGTCGCCAACTGTGGGACATGTATAATGTTTCCGATCATATTGTAGGCCACTGTCGGGCCGTGGCAACGGTTGCCGAAGCTCTGTGCAGCCGCATTAACGAGTTGAACGAAAAGGCTGCGTTGAATCCGGTTTTGGTGAAAGGGGCGGCGTTGACCCATGATATCGGCAAGGGCACAAGACAGCATGAAAAGGTGGGGGCCGAAATGTTGCGCAAGGCAGGGTTGCACGCTGCCGCGGAGATCGTCGAGGATCATTTTGATCTGCCGCCCGGCCCTGTCGAGGCCATTACCGAAAAGGAAATTGTTTTTCTGGCCGATAAGCTGGTTCGCTGCCACGGACCGGTGAGGCTGGAAGAGCGCTATCTGGAAAAACTGGAAATGTACCGCCACGAGGAAGGCGCGGAGCAGGCCATACGCGGGCGGCTGGGAAGGGCCAGAGAGCTTTATCAGCTGTTCGAAAGAGCCATGACCGCTTCTCCGGAGGCCATTGCCCGCGAGGCGTTTGCATGA
- a CDS encoding histidine phosphatase family protein translates to MIVLMRHAGTEGGAGRCIGRAPLALSSAGRKEANQLGDELCDLGFVRLCTSPSQRAMVTLLPLAEKLGLETEAFPALDEIDMGIWDGLSFDAIRKRHPEAYAQRGRALGTFRVPGGESFVDVAERAYSCLVKLFPGPQHVLAVTHAGVIRSLLCRLTGHPLNALFDFKPEHLGCTILTHKDGCPNLVATDLTPAMVKSYL, encoded by the coding sequence ATGATTGTTCTCATGCGACATGCGGGCACCGAAGGAGGGGCGGGGAGGTGTATCGGCAGGGCGCCTCTGGCGCTCTCATCCGCAGGCAGGAAAGAGGCGAATCAGCTGGGCGATGAGCTTTGTGACCTCGGCTTCGTCAGGTTGTGTACAAGTCCCTCGCAAAGGGCGATGGTGACGTTGTTGCCCCTTGCGGAAAAACTCGGTCTGGAAACGGAAGCCTTCCCTGCGCTGGATGAAATCGACATGGGAATTTGGGATGGTCTGTCTTTCGATGCCATTCGTAAGCGCCACCCCGAAGCGTATGCGCAACGCGGCAGAGCTCTCGGTACGTTCCGAGTTCCAGGCGGGGAATCGTTCGTCGACGTTGCCGAAAGGGCGTACTCCTGCCTCGTCAAGCTGTTTCCCGGTCCGCAACATGTACTCGCCGTCACCCATGCCGGTGTCATCAGGTCATTGCTGTGTCGTCTGACCGGGCATCCATTGAACGCCCTGTTCGATTTCAAGCCGGAGCACCTCGGATGTACTATCCTGACGCACAAAGACGGTTGTCCGAATCTGGTTGCGACAGACCTGACCCCCGCCATGGTGAAATCTTATCTGTAA
- a CDS encoding glutaredoxin family protein, which produces MDKNVTLYALSSCIHCKNTKAFLEELLGADGFDCIYTDRLSGEERNDTLRDLRRINPEVSFPTTVVGDDHVVGFKQDKIRELLDAS; this is translated from the coding sequence ATGGACAAGAATGTTACTCTTTACGCACTAAGCTCCTGCATCCATTGCAAGAACACCAAAGCATTTCTCGAAGAGTTGCTCGGTGCCGACGGCTTTGACTGCATTTATACGGATAGACTTTCGGGTGAGGAGCGAAACGACACGCTTCGCGACTTGCGCCGTATCAATCCTGAAGTGTCATTTCCCACAACGGTCGTCGGTGATGACCATGTCGTCGGGTTCAAGCAGGACAAGATTCGCGAACTGCTCGACGCGTCATAA
- a CDS encoding tyrosine-type recombinase/integrase — MASEKLPRGIRRRGKKFLVSVYHNGDRKYATCETLEEAIKRQAELKEEMTGGNTPDTPSQVQSERAPEDTWTLLEAKERTLASYWKGTRGEQAALKNIQFALRFFGEERPIHTITTEDIDRYTEYLEGLGNSNSTINRKMSALSKVMTCAVERGKMDAKPKLTRKREGQGRIRFLTPTEEVKLLATMQKIEKHDHYDATVVFLDTGMRMGELWRLAGRDIHWENDTLTIWQTKTGRPRTLIMTDRVKEVIARRVKKYGEQRLFPYDNGWYRNTWDRVRSMLGYADDPQFIPYVLRHTCCSRMVQGNIHLKHVMVWMGHTCIQTTLRYSHLAPTDLEACVDVLEDSAAQKCVAAIN; from the coding sequence ATGGCATCAGAAAAACTCCCAAGGGGTATCAGGCGCAGAGGTAAGAAGTTCCTTGTGAGCGTGTACCATAATGGAGACCGTAAGTACGCAACTTGCGAGACCTTGGAAGAAGCCATCAAGCGTCAGGCAGAACTCAAGGAGGAAATGACCGGAGGGAACACTCCAGACACCCCTTCTCAAGTTCAATCTGAACGCGCTCCCGAAGACACATGGACCCTTCTGGAGGCCAAAGAACGTACTCTGGCCTCTTACTGGAAGGGAACGCGTGGAGAACAAGCTGCATTGAAGAACATCCAGTTTGCGCTTCGTTTCTTCGGGGAAGAACGTCCTATCCACACGATAACGACGGAGGATATTGATCGCTACACAGAGTATCTGGAAGGATTGGGGAACTCTAACTCCACGATTAACCGGAAGATGTCGGCACTCTCGAAGGTTATGACATGCGCGGTCGAGCGTGGAAAGATGGATGCGAAGCCTAAACTCACTCGAAAGCGTGAAGGACAAGGCCGCATTCGTTTCCTTACCCCGACGGAAGAAGTGAAGCTCCTTGCCACGATGCAGAAGATCGAGAAGCACGACCACTACGACGCAACTGTGGTTTTTCTTGACACAGGGATGCGTATGGGAGAATTGTGGCGTCTTGCTGGCCGGGACATCCACTGGGAAAACGACACCCTGACGATCTGGCAGACCAAAACAGGTCGTCCGCGCACACTCATCATGACGGATCGTGTGAAAGAAGTTATCGCACGACGTGTAAAAAAATACGGTGAGCAGCGTCTGTTTCCCTATGACAACGGCTGGTATCGGAACACATGGGACCGAGTCCGCTCCATGCTCGGTTACGCTGACGACCCTCAGTTCATCCCTTATGTGCTGCGACACACTTGTTGCTCACGAATGGTGCAGGGCAATATACACCTCAAGCATGTCATGGTGTGGATGGGACATACATGCATACAGACCACGTTGCGTTATTCCCATTTGGCACCGACAGACCTTGAAGCGTGTGTCGATGTTCTGGAAGACAGCGCGGCGCAGAAATGCGTAGCTGCTATCAACTGA
- a CDS encoding MarR family winged helix-turn-helix transcriptional regulator, which translates to MTTTTSTMPELFQMLDEFYKLDPVLPIRLALTFCLVAKSGKEGATMKDVAALLDMPQSGASRQVSALSEKHWNKNKKGYGLIKSVPDPNNWKQKRLFLSEKGERLAARLEAIR; encoded by the coding sequence ATGACGACGACGACTTCGACTATGCCTGAACTGTTCCAGATGTTAGACGAGTTTTATAAACTCGATCCAGTTCTCCCAATTCGTTTAGCCTTAACATTCTGCCTTGTTGCAAAGTCAGGAAAGGAAGGCGCAACAATGAAGGACGTGGCTGCATTATTAGACATGCCACAGTCCGGTGCAAGCCGTCAGGTTTCGGCTTTATCAGAGAAACACTGGAACAAGAACAAGAAGGGATACGGTTTAATAAAGTCCGTACCCGATCCTAACAACTGGAAACAGAAAAGACTGTTTCTATCAGAAAAGGGTGAACGCCTCGCCGCACGTTTGGAGGCAATACGATAA
- a CDS encoding GP88 family protein translates to MIRISKVSKLDGIKSWSLPARETCPGAKVNGELCPVCKGCYASTGNYRFPNVKAPREENKQDWKREGWADDMVKALAKAEYFRWLDSGDVYCRELAEKIKEVIERTPHVKHWLPTKSYRVASIRPVLDEIRELPNACVRYSALDVDGSYESGLHGSTVVPTHDTEVPDVVHICSAYERGGKCAGCRACWDKDVEVVAYVAHGRSMAKVVREQNQEKCA, encoded by the coding sequence ATGATTAGAATTTCCAAGGTATCCAAGCTCGACGGTATCAAGTCGTGGTCGCTCCCGGCGCGGGAAACTTGTCCCGGCGCGAAGGTGAACGGCGAACTCTGCCCAGTCTGTAAAGGCTGCTATGCATCTACGGGGAACTACCGTTTTCCCAACGTGAAGGCACCGAGGGAAGAAAACAAGCAGGATTGGAAGCGTGAGGGATGGGCCGACGATATGGTCAAGGCCCTTGCCAAGGCCGAGTATTTCCGTTGGCTCGACTCTGGCGACGTGTATTGCCGTGAACTGGCCGAGAAGATCAAGGAAGTGATCGAACGGACGCCACATGTAAAACATTGGCTCCCGACGAAAAGCTACCGCGTGGCCTCAATCCGTCCGGTACTGGACGAGATACGGGAACTGCCGAACGCTTGTGTCCGCTACTCCGCTCTAGACGTAGACGGGAGTTATGAAAGCGGGCTGCATGGCTCCACGGTAGTGCCTACCCACGACACCGAAGTGCCTGACGTGGTCCATATTTGCTCTGCATACGAGCGCGGCGGTAAATGCGCCGGATGCCGTGCGTGTTGGGACAAGGACGTGGAAGTCGTTGCCTACGTCGCCCACGGGCGCAGTATGGCAAAGGTCGTGCGGGAGCAGAATCAGGAAAAGTGCGCCTAG
- the terL gene encoding phage terminase large subunit, with the protein MPIEPLPEKLMDFRVFLTMAWRHLRLPDPTPVQLDIAYWLQHGPRRKVIEAFRGVGKSWITSAYVVWKGRIDPNRKFLVVSASKERADNFTTFTMRLIAEMDILKCLYPRRDQRNSKVSFDFGPCTPDHAPSVKSVGIFGQLAGSRADEIIADDIEVPTNSMTQLMRDKLSEAVKEFDAILKPNGRITYLGTPQTEQSLYNVLPERGYQTRIWPARFPQAKLQDVYGEHLAPMIRVPLDAGEVEERQPTDPDRFNETDLQEREASYGRSGFALQFMLDTRLADADRYPLKLSDLVVMDLSSHEAPEKVVWGRGQENVIEGLVCVGLNGDRYYSPMWKSDNWVEYKGSIMAVDPAGRGKDETAYAVVKMLNGQLFVTAAGGLQGGYSEDVLTKLAEIARDQKINRMVVESNFGDGMFTQLLKPYLARIYPVTIEEVRHNIQKEQRIIDCLEPVMNQHRLIVDRKIIEQDYKSTLHLPPEQAMRYQLFYQMSRITRDRGALTQDDRLDALSIAVNYWTDRMAQDVDRAVKSRQDELLDKELEVFMNHATGETLDLSCINGVGPVNIPSGNGSWLDLDF; encoded by the coding sequence ATGCCTATAGAACCACTCCCGGAGAAACTGATGGACTTCCGGGTGTTCCTGACGATGGCGTGGCGACATCTTCGACTCCCTGATCCCACTCCTGTCCAGTTGGACATCGCTTACTGGCTCCAGCATGGACCCCGCCGAAAAGTCATTGAGGCATTCCGTGGTGTCGGGAAGTCCTGGATCACGTCGGCCTACGTCGTCTGGAAGGGGCGCATCGACCCCAACCGGAAGTTCCTGGTCGTGTCTGCCTCGAAGGAACGCGCAGACAACTTCACCACCTTCACCATGCGCCTGATCGCGGAGATGGACATCCTCAAGTGTCTCTATCCGAGACGCGACCAGCGCAACTCCAAAGTGTCATTCGACTTCGGGCCTTGTACGCCTGACCACGCACCCTCGGTGAAATCTGTCGGTATCTTCGGTCAGCTTGCGGGTTCTCGCGCTGATGAAATAATCGCGGACGACATCGAGGTCCCGACCAACTCCATGACGCAGTTGATGCGCGACAAGCTCAGTGAGGCCGTGAAAGAGTTCGATGCGATCCTGAAGCCGAACGGTAGGATCACCTACCTCGGCACCCCGCAGACCGAGCAGTCGCTCTACAACGTCCTCCCGGAGCGTGGTTACCAGACACGCATCTGGCCCGCTCGTTTCCCACAAGCGAAACTCCAAGATGTATATGGCGAACATCTGGCACCGATGATCCGCGTCCCTCTCGACGCTGGAGAAGTCGAGGAACGCCAGCCCACCGACCCTGATCGCTTCAATGAAACCGACCTCCAGGAGCGTGAAGCCTCCTACGGACGCTCCGGTTTCGCCCTTCAGTTCATGCTTGATACACGCCTTGCTGACGCCGACCGCTACCCGCTCAAACTCTCTGATCTCGTTGTTATGGACCTGTCTTCCCACGAAGCCCCTGAGAAGGTTGTGTGGGGGCGCGGCCAGGAGAACGTGATCGAGGGTCTCGTGTGTGTTGGTCTGAACGGAGACCGCTACTACTCACCCATGTGGAAGTCCGACAACTGGGTGGAATACAAAGGCTCCATAATGGCTGTAGACCCTGCTGGCCGAGGCAAGGACGAGACGGCCTACGCTGTCGTCAAGATGCTCAATGGGCAGCTGTTCGTGACTGCTGCGGGTGGCCTTCAGGGTGGATACAGTGAAGACGTTCTGACCAAACTGGCAGAGATCGCCAGAGATCAGAAGATCAACCGGATGGTCGTCGAATCAAACTTCGGTGACGGTATGTTCACACAACTTCTCAAGCCCTATCTTGCTCGTATCTATCCCGTCACCATCGAAGAGGTGCGCCACAACATCCAGAAGGAGCAGCGCATCATCGACTGTCTGGAACCCGTCATGAACCAGCACAGGCTGATCGTGGACCGGAAGATCATCGAGCAAGACTACAAGTCCACCCTTCACCTCCCTCCCGAACAGGCGATGCGCTACCAGCTGTTCTACCAAATGAGCCGCATCACCAGGGACCGTGGCGCACTTACCCAGGATGACCGCCTCGACGCTCTCTCCATTGCCGTCAATTACTGGACCGACAGGATGGCCCAGGACGTGGACCGAGCAGTGAAGAGCCGCCAGGACGAGCTTCTCGACAAGGAGCTTGAGGTCTTCATGAACCACGCCACAGGGGAGACTCTCGACCTCTCGTGCATCAACGGTGTCGGCCCAGTGAACATCCCTTCGGGGAATGGCTCCTGGCTCGACCTCGACTTCTAA
- a CDS encoding phage tail assembly chaperone, translating to MWRHPDGTFRVNLPPKVRHGDYIVPSRSLSREQLASLGYHEAIPLKREPFTRYTTEWQLGDDLIYREVALSQNVDNVAKEAAKADKVRTERDRRIQAVMWRVQRWEAQNRMGLSPVDDIAALDSYVQALRDLPEQAGFPHDVVWPTVPEEPVVEQPTEGAA from the coding sequence ATGTGGAGACACCCTGACGGGACGTTCCGGGTGAACCTTCCTCCCAAGGTGCGGCACGGTGACTACATCGTACCCTCCCGGAGTCTGTCCAGAGAACAACTGGCTTCCCTTGGCTACCATGAAGCCATTCCGCTCAAGCGGGAGCCTTTCACCAGATACACAACGGAATGGCAATTGGGCGACGATCTCATCTACAGGGAAGTCGCTCTTTCCCAAAACGTAGACAACGTGGCTAAAGAAGCTGCCAAAGCCGACAAGGTGCGGACTGAACGTGATAGACGTATTCAGGCAGTGATGTGGCGTGTTCAGCGGTGGGAAGCTCAGAATCGCATGGGCCTCTCTCCTGTTGACGATATTGCTGCTCTCGATTCCTATGTTCAGGCCCTTCGCGATCTCCCGGAACAAGCCGGGTTTCCCCATGACGTGGTATGGCCTACCGTGCCGGAGGAGCCTGTTGTCGAACAGCCCACTGAAGGAGCGGCCTGA